Genomic segment of Paraburkholderia agricolaris:
ATTTATGAACCCGGCTGAAAAACTGGCAGAAACGTTGGGTGTTGCGTTGACCGGTTGAATCCGCCGATTGATCCAAGCACACAAAACGCTTCCAGCAGGGCTACAAGCGAGGGATACACCCACTGGGCATGCATGAAACCCCATATTAAGGAAAGTCCTAGACAGAGCGCCGAGAGCGGCAAGGTGAACAGCAGTTGCCGCCATAGACACGACCAACATAACGCGACCCGTTGCTCCAGATTCATGGTCGGAAGCATTCTGAACATCTATCTTCTCCTGTGTGAAGCTATATATATCGTCCGGCGAATCTCAACGCCAGAGGTAAAACCGCCGGGTCCAGCCAATGCGTGAAAGCACGCTGACCGTCACTCGGAAGCCGCTGCCGGCTCATTGCCCTGCGCAGTGCCGCACTGATGGCAATGGGGGAAAAAGAAGAAATTCCGGCCACCGCATCCGCATACATTGAAGAGCATCAATCCGCAATGCACACAGAACGTGGAGTCGTCGCCGCCGAGATTCCATTGTTTTTCGCATGACGGGCAGCGTTTTTTTCCGAGTGAACGAACGGCCTTTTCGTACCCGATCGCGCGCGCACGTTCTCCCTGGTCCTGCTGCAATTCGAGCCGCTTACGCTCGGCATAGCGCTTAAAGGCCTTCATCATGTAAAGACCGGCGAATACGGTGAGCGCAATGCCGACCAGCACCCGGACATAGCCGCCGAAGTTCGGCAGGTACGGGACCAGTTCAATGAAAAATGCGCTCAATGCAAACAGGCCAAAGCCATACACAAAAGGCCAGTAGCGCGCCTTGCGATAGCGGATGAACAGCCAGATCGCGACCAGCAGTATCGGCAACGTTAGCGCAAGCCGCAGGCCGAACACCTGCAACTCATAATGCCGCGTCGCCTCATTGAGGCGCCGTTCGGCCACGGCGTCCACGTCGGCGATTCGCGCGTCCAACTGAGCCTTCTGCGATGCCAGTGTCCGTTGCTGGTCGCCAATCGCATCGATCTGATGCTGCCAGTTGATGGCCACCGCCTGGAGCGCGTCCAGCTTGCGGGTTCTGGCCAGAATGTCCGGATCCCTTTTACTGTCGCCCGTCACCGAGCGGGTTGCCAGCCAGTTACGGAAACTTTCCTTCTCGTCCGCGTACTCCTTCGCGGCGCGTCCGCGCGCCACCTCCATGGTGTCAGCCTTCTCATCGAGCGCGTCGCGTTGCAATTGCAGATCGCGCCGCGCTGAGTCCAACTGCGCCTTCGCCGGAGCATCTACGAATTGCTCGATGGTTGGCGGCCCGCCACGCGGTGCAAATGCCATATCGCGGATCACGAGACTGCCGAGCATGTTCAGAAAGATGGCGAAGACAATCGCGATCACGCATGAGGCGAGTCGCAGTAGCCGCGCTGGGCTGGTCAGGCCGTCGCTGGAAGTCATCATTGTCGTTGCCTTTGTTATTAAAAATCTGAAAATGATATTTATCGCTTTTCTACGGATCGATTGTTAACGATCCAGGTGCCAATGTCGAATGTCGGATCGTAGCCGGTTGCTATTCGATGCGTATTGAATCAGCAGCACGCGATATTCGCGTTTCGCCTGTATGCGAACGCGACTTCTTTATTCGGACCGCTCCCAACGACTGCAGCCTCAATAGCGCCATCGACTTTAAAATCTGTTTCGCCAGAACACCAAACCACATGCGCATAATTGATTGGGTTCGAGACACCTATATTCTTTGGCGGCCACAGCGTTTACCGGTCCGCCGTCTGCTCAAGGCTTTAAGAGCCATGCCGGTTCTCTCATACGTGCAGCGAGCAGTGAATGGGCACGGACTCGCTACATGGCGGAGTTTCCACTTTGCAGTTGCCGGTACCAACTGGATAGTCGTTGTACACGACCAGGGATCAGGTCGAGAGCCATGGACGATCTTCATCAATAGATCGAAGGCTTACTCGTTTCAAGGGCGATTCGCGGACTTTCAGCGGTTTGTCGCGCAGTTGCCGGAGCCCTTGCAGAACGAATTCAGGGCTAATGAAGCGCTGTTTCCGAGCCCTCGTCGCAGCCGGGCTTCTAAGGTGCCGTAGGCGGCAGGGTCAATCGATGACCGCGATCGCATCAACTTCGATCAGGTAGTCGGGGGACAGCGCCGTTACACCGAGCAGCACGTCCGCCGGTTTGTGATCTCCGAACAGCGCTACCCGGGCCCTTTCAATAATCGGCAAGCATTCGTCGCGTTGGTAATTGACGACGTAGATTGTGATCCTGGTGACCTGCTCAGGCCGCGCACCGGCTGCAGCAAGTGCCCGGCCGAGATTACCAAACACCTGGCGCGCGTGGGCCTCGAGATCACCACGTCCAACAAGCTTGCCATCGATGTCCTCGGGCTCCTGGCCTGAGACGAATACCATCTTGCTTCCCGTCGCGACGACGACCTGGGTGTACGTTTGCGGAGTTGGCAGATCCTTGGGATTGATGCATTCGAGCGTCATTGATCAGGTCTCCTGCTACGGTTGAATTCCAACATTCCGGCGTGCAATTACCAAATTATTGTAAGACTTTGCAAGCAGAAAATATAAGCTTTGAGGTTGCCCTTTTCTCGTAGACCATGGGCACGCATTACCGCGCACACGCGGGTCTACATCGTTTGAGAAAAGCAGGCCATGCCAGTGCGGTGGAACGTCGTAGTGCGGCCCAGTCAACCAGCCTGGTTATAATCCGCTGCCGTACACAAGAACAAAGCTATCAGCACTCGTTTTGGGGAATCAATGGCACTGGCCAAGCGCAAGGACGTCAAAAAGGGGTTGCCAGTCGGGCAAAGGCCGGCCCGCATTGAGGGATTAAGAATCCGGCCTGGAAAAAAGAAGTCCGCGCCCTCCTCGACTTTGGCTGTAATCAAACGGACCGCCCTGATGCTTCTGAGCGGCCAGCAGCTTCTGATCGCAAATGATGCGCCCCAGGAAGTCCGGAAATTGCTGTGGTATTACGACTGGGCCACTATCGGCGATTCCATCATGGATCTGTCGCAGCGGTTCCTGATCGACCCGCGCATCTCCATCGATCTGTGCATGCCCCACGGTCCGCTAGAGCTGTTTGCCGGCGATGACCGGTTCCGGCGCGTAGTCCGTTCGCTGAACGATTGCGACGCACGATACGACATGGTGATAGTGCAAAGCCTCTCCACGAAGGCCATCCTCAAGAAGCTTCAGTACCATCCGTTCACGCCGTGGTTTTCAATCATGGGACACCGAAGGGATGAGCATTTTTCGAGAATTCACCTCGCGTACGAACAGATTGCACGCGTGTTCAAATCGAAGCACGAATCTGGCCCGATCGAACCCACGCTGACAATGCCGAACCCGTGCGCCGCGCGGTCCGATAGATTTACGATTGCAGTCGCGGTAGGCGGCGGCGACAAGCGTCGCAGGTTTGAAGATTGGGCCGTGCTTCTCCAACTGATTGCTTCGAACTGGCCGAAACAGGCGCCGAGCCCGCGGTTCGTCCTCCTCGGTGCCGGCAAAAGTGCGTTCGATGCCGTCAAAGCGATTCGTGACCGCGTGGATTGCCCGCATATCGACTCGCACGTCGACCTGCCAAATATCACGGCTGCGGCCGAACTGATAGAACAGAGCCGCTTTTTTGTCGGTGCGGACGGCGGCCTCATGCATATTGCCGCAGCCCTGGGGAAGCCCGGCGTGGCGATGTTCTGTCAAATCAAGCCGGAATGGCGTCTCCATTCCCAATCGAAAATGCGGACCGTTTTCGCTGAGCAGGATATCAACAGCATCCCGACCGAAACAATCGCGAGCGAGGTGACCGATTACTGCCGCACACTGCTGTAGTTCAGCCCGCATGGCACGTAACGAAAGCCCGCTCTGACGGGCTTTTTCTTTGATACGGATCGCAAGAGAGGCAGGCGGTTCAGGCGGTTTGGGTTATGAATCGGCCCGACGGCTCTTGCCTGCTTTCTCCCGCCCCGCCCTCGCCGCCTGGCGCAGTTTTCTTGCTTTAGCCGACTTCACCGCGGCTTCTCTTCCCGGCCATAGCGCCACGCCGACAGCGATCAAAAGCAGGCCAGCGAGGCTGAACCCCAGCCCCATCCCCAGATCCATCTTCCATTCGCCGGTCTCGACTGCTTCGCTTCGCCACGCTAACGAGGGATGATCGGCCGACACCCGTAGTCCTTCCGCAGCGGCTCGGGCGCAAAACTTTCTGGCGAGGGCTTCCTCCTCGCTCGGGTTCACGACAGGATCCGGCCCACGGCTATACCTCGGCGAATCCGGGGGCGTCCAGGTTTCCTGGTAATGCTGCTCGAAACCGTTCCCGTAACTAAACGCAGCCGTGACTTCCCACCACGAATCGCGCTTGCCATAGCGCCTGTCCAACGAACATTGATCGACGCGCGCCGTGACCGCGGGCCAGTTGCGTGCCTGCCAGAGTGTGGCGGCATCGCAAAGCCCTTTTATGGCAGCAATCAGAACCACCAGTCCGACCAGAATGAGGACAATCGAACGGATAGTGGAAAAAAAGATTTTCATTGGATATAGCGCTTCAATGGACGTGCACGCACGAATAATCACGACGACGCGGGATTTTATTATGATGTCGCGCTATGGTATTTCATTGATCTGGCAATGGCCGAAAATACAAACGATTCAACTGAACGGCCGCACGCGAGTAAGTGGCACATGCTCGCCGAATTCGCGGTCATTGTTCTGGTGACATGGGCGAGCGCAAAGCTACCGCTGCAATGGGGTCTCGCGGGCTGGCTTTCTATCGCGCTGTTCGAATGGCTGCAGAGTCGATTTACCGTTCTCCGCACCCATTGGCTCTCGCTCGTCAAGCTGTGCTGGCCGATTGGACTCGGCATCCGCACGGCCCTCGAGGTGCCTCATCTCGTGCTCGGAATACCGGCTGGCATTGGTGTTTGGGCGATTTCCGTGCTGGCGCTGGAGGCATTCGAACGGCGCATTGGACTGAGGCCGCGCACGGTCGAATCTGAGCCAGCCGGGCAGAATGCTGAGCGTCCTGCGCGCGCCGTTCACGACGGCCCACGTGGCGGCAGCGCCTGGGGCGGTGACGAGCCTGTCCAGACACCCGAAAACGAGCCAGTCCGCGTGATCTGTGCGGAAGAGATTGCCATGGGCGGCCCGGTCGTCTGCGACTTTCTGCTCCCCGACGGCATCGTGCTGCTCAATGGCGGCGCATCGGCTCGCTTTTCCCGCGATGGACGCTACTTCGTGTCCCCCATGCCAAGTCGCGGCGCATGGGGGCTGTACGTATTCGACCGTCGGGAGCGCGTTCTGTACCACTGCCGCGAGTCGCGCTTCTGGGAACTTGACGAGGTCACCGAGACAGACGTCAAGGGGCGGGTCAGTCCGCTTACGCACGATCAACCCTCGGTGGTGCCGCTCGCAGAATTGATCGCCACAGGCAGGCCTGAGCGCTTCGTCGCCGTGCAGGACCTCTGGCTACAGGAGTCGCTCGTCGAAGACCTCGCAAAACGGCATGCGCACGAGGAGCCGCCGCCGGGGCCGCCGGGATCGCCGGTTGTCGAATGCCGTCATTGGCTGCCCGAGTCTTTGCGCACGCTCGACGATCCGCTTGCCCTGCTCCGGCGACCGCAAGGCGACATATTTGTCGATGGCGTGGCCACCGGGTTAAAGGTGTTCTCGAAAACACTGACCATCGACTGGTGCGGCGGCGGCCCCACCTTTATCTGCACCGCGATGGCGGCCGACGACTACGCGACGCGTCGCCGTCAATGGAGCGCCGAGCATGGATTCACGCTGATCGACGACACGGCGTCGCCCGTTTCCCCGCACCCCTAGAACTTCGGATGGCATTCGAAATTCACCGACGATGCGTGCTCGGTCATCATCTCCACGCCGCTCACCGTTTCAGTCGTGACACTGCTTTGCATGCCGCGACGTTCGCAGAAATCGCGCGCCTCGCTTACCGCGTGTTCATGCGCCCGAGCCCAGGCCATCCGGCCGCCGGTTGCGCTCGCCGCAACGGTGTAAGTGCCGGGTTTGTCGGTAGCGACAACATCGGTCGACGATGCACATCCCACAAGGCTCGCGCACGTGGCGATCGCCGCGAGAAGCAGGCGCGCCCGGGTGGCCAGCTGGTTTTGGCGCTGCGACGCTGCGGGTGCCCGCTCCTCACCGGATGTGTGATCTGAAAAAATAGGGTTGAAGCTGCTCATCTACATTTATTAACTGTTTTTCCAATCCCGAAATTATCCGCAATCAGGCGCGCCAGATCAGCCTCCTCTACTGAAAACACTGTTGCATGCGCTTGAACAATCGCCGCCAGGTGCCGCCGGGACGGGACTTCGCCAAGCCTCGGCCGGCTGGACGACTCAGGCGATTGCGCCGGCCTGAGCCGCGCTTCTCCGGTCTTTTCCTGCCATGCAGTATCTGCACTCTTCTCATAAAAACAATGCACTGGCTTTATCCCGCCAGTTGACTTGAAATTAGCACGGTCATTCCATTTTGCCGCGACCGGTCGGGGTCGCCAGGGTCGAAGAATTCGGACCCCACGCGCTCCCGCATAAAGACAGTGCAATCAAGTCCGCTACAAGCGGATATAAAAAGAGGAGACATGCATGCGTTTTATCAATCATGGCGTTTGCGGAGCGACGCTGATTCTTGCCGCCGGTGGCGCCGCGGCCGCCGAGTCAAGTGTGACCTTGTATGGCGTCGTCGATGCGAACATTCAGTATCTGGATAACGGCGGCGTCCATTCGTATGCAGAGAAAAGCGGCGGCTCGACCGGTTCCCTGTTCGGCCTGAAGGGTACGGAAGACCTGGGCGGCGGCCTGAAGGCGCAGTTCAACGTCGAAACGGGTTTTAACGTGAACAACGGCGGGCTGTTCGCCGACACCTCCGCGCTCTTCTATCGCCAGGCCTGGGTCGGTCTGAGCGACGACAAATACGGTTCGTTGACCATGGGACGGCAGTACGAACCCAGCTTCCGGGTCATCTATCCGTCCGATCCGTTTCGCGCGAACGAGGTGCTGTCGCCGTTTTCGGCCACGGTCCTCGCGGTGGACCGGAACACGCTCTCGACGCAATACGATTCCGGCCGCGCCAGCAATTCGGTCATGTATCAATCGCCGAATCTCAAAGGCCTGCAGTTCTACGGCATGTATGCGTTCGCCGCCACGGTGACGCAGCCTGTGCCGGCCACGACAGGCAACATGCTGAACGTCGCGGCCAACTACTCCGGCTACGGTTTCTACGCCGGCGTTGCGTACGTCAACCAGCACTCCGGGCGGGAAACCATTGCCGGCTTGCCTGCCGCGCTGAGCCTGTTGGGCACCGAGCACTTCATTGGCGCGCTCGCTTACCGGATCGGCATCGTGAACTTCCAGTTCAACTATTCCTATAACCGTGCGCAAGACCCGGCGCCAGGGTCGCTGGCCGCTCATCTGGGCACCGGGCACTCGCTGA
This window contains:
- a CDS encoding glycosyltransferase family 9 protein, translated to MALAKRKDVKKGLPVGQRPARIEGLRIRPGKKKSAPSSTLAVIKRTALMLLSGQQLLIANDAPQEVRKLLWYYDWATIGDSIMDLSQRFLIDPRISIDLCMPHGPLELFAGDDRFRRVVRSLNDCDARYDMVIVQSLSTKAILKKLQYHPFTPWFSIMGHRRDEHFSRIHLAYEQIARVFKSKHESGPIEPTLTMPNPCAARSDRFTIAVAVGGGDKRRRFEDWAVLLQLIASNWPKQAPSPRFVLLGAGKSAFDAVKAIRDRVDCPHIDSHVDLPNITAAAELIEQSRFFVGADGGLMHIAAALGKPGVAMFCQIKPEWRLHSQSKMRTVFAEQDINSIPTETIASEVTDYCRTLL
- a CDS encoding DUF3592 domain-containing protein, which codes for MKIFFSTIRSIVLILVGLVVLIAAIKGLCDAATLWQARNWPAVTARVDQCSLDRRYGKRDSWWEVTAAFSYGNGFEQHYQETWTPPDSPRYSRGPDPVVNPSEEEALARKFCARAAAEGLRVSADHPSLAWRSEAVETGEWKMDLGMGLGFSLAGLLLIAVGVALWPGREAAVKSAKARKLRQAARAGREKAGKSRRADS
- a CDS encoding porin, with protein sequence MRFINHGVCGATLILAAGGAAAAESSVTLYGVVDANIQYLDNGGVHSYAEKSGGSTGSLFGLKGTEDLGGGLKAQFNVETGFNVNNGGLFADTSALFYRQAWVGLSDDKYGSLTMGRQYEPSFRVIYPSDPFRANEVLSPFSATVLAVDRNTLSTQYDSGRASNSVMYQSPNLKGLQFYGMYAFAATVTQPVPATTGNMLNVAANYSGYGFYAGVAYVNQHSGRETIAGLPAALSLLGTEHFIGALAYRIGIVNFQFNYSYNRAQDPAPGSLAAHLGTGHSLSIAELGATIQATPVDVIEIAGVQRNVRGTHDNTPGIELGVDHSISQRTSLYMRAGYMKNNGTATVSWPGVTVTAPGTKQILATVGMTHRF
- a CDS encoding RidA family protein is translated as MTLECINPKDLPTPQTYTQVVVATGSKMVFVSGQEPEDIDGKLVGRGDLEAHARQVFGNLGRALAAAGARPEQVTRITIYVVNYQRDECLPIIERARVALFGDHKPADVLLGVTALSPDYLIEVDAIAVID